One segment of Parafrankia discariae DNA contains the following:
- a CDS encoding sulfotransferase family protein, with product MAGSAGRRDVPDVVGEVVGRVSHDARWWGARPVVPASVVDDALAEAISDQVPGAWVVRVLPADLPLREAVDEALREAGPAAPDTRRYDDLTAALRQPTGPGGDGDLLDRRRTAARRERWKYVVEPVGLLWIGVASLGAALMSAANVKQFGRGDLAWNVGTFLLFTAILLIGTRLLAGLWRLVRGSIRAAPTERELARALLRDLRYDARRIVPTGWFRARDVPRRLPVLLVATAGDGRRPVLLEEYLRWHSPRLPRWLWWLTAALRRPSAVVVTDHPMPVTAGVWLRAAWRRRAEHHARLRTCLRTSRRTLRGLPAGLAAWWGGLPGPAWRRLGAVARAVLLPPGEGLVRLVRWLVVFLWPRRARARMRRLTAYGLAAVLAGTAVYVQLSPGQPYCLRPMAGSERDLSTDTSAGEWIGYRTCLGWRQLAGNVVGETLSSVAARLTVHRPGPDDVSDLFDDTLIYRENKRVERLADHRRPIVTVALVSSLTSAAPTRAVRSVVAEREGLAGAYAAQLRINAMRGTSLPYVRLAVVNSGDLTAGMSDLTVRDHLKILEGKLRQLAEDPTLAAAVVTGNSTTGLRDVLGASLGAAGVPMISPTMSADGFGANLASPATDPDGPGVNADGLGAATRRQPMFFQINSTNDDQVQLIYEYARGQGSPLTFFYPVTDTTRTGPDADDLYLTSLYCDVLRRQQHPEPAQATGSAQATESGQDPAGGPPSTCAPPSQATERALSAASSASVLSEPVLSDGEPGPTAPPVPVSLVPWSPGRSLTTTASQACPPANTDTQPAVGQTPAGTGSTGRMPGAAQAAPRTPGATLPLVFFGGRYTDVAEFTQALRLACGSRMPQVAVADSSARFLADRELARHVPHGVQVLIAYRGRIQTCAGLGDPQAGADESLFDAGRRTDFYGDIRAYLGRCGGPGSREQDRWLSGGWASLSYDSLLMVNDALLRAGMPSTAADARHQILRCLRGPTAGLCDSTDYPGAYGTIHLDDQGVGRRSAVLLHLKDLTTAFGSPSEVSTVGTCAPVATPCLAHITPEARNQPAEPSRPTDS from the coding sequence ATGGCGGGTTCGGCGGGCCGGCGAGACGTGCCGGACGTGGTGGGCGAGGTCGTGGGACGGGTGTCCCATGACGCGCGGTGGTGGGGGGCCCGTCCCGTCGTCCCGGCGTCGGTCGTGGACGACGCTCTGGCGGAGGCGATCAGCGATCAGGTGCCCGGCGCCTGGGTGGTGCGGGTGCTGCCCGCGGACCTGCCCCTGCGGGAGGCGGTCGACGAGGCGCTGCGCGAGGCGGGCCCGGCCGCCCCGGACACCCGGCGCTATGACGATCTCACCGCCGCGCTGCGCCAGCCGACAGGACCGGGCGGGGACGGGGACCTGCTGGACCGGCGGCGGACCGCCGCCCGGCGGGAGCGGTGGAAGTACGTCGTGGAACCGGTCGGCCTGCTCTGGATCGGTGTCGCCAGCCTGGGCGCCGCCCTGATGAGCGCCGCCAACGTCAAACAGTTCGGCCGCGGGGACCTGGCCTGGAACGTCGGCACGTTCCTCCTGTTCACCGCCATCCTGCTCATCGGGACACGGCTGCTCGCGGGACTGTGGCGGCTGGTCCGGGGCAGTATCCGGGCGGCGCCGACGGAACGGGAGCTGGCCCGGGCTCTCCTGCGTGATCTGCGGTACGACGCGCGGCGGATCGTCCCCACCGGCTGGTTCCGGGCCCGTGACGTGCCCCGGCGGCTGCCCGTCCTGCTCGTCGCCACCGCCGGGGACGGCCGGCGGCCGGTGCTGCTCGAGGAGTACCTGCGCTGGCACTCCCCACGGCTGCCCCGGTGGCTGTGGTGGCTGACCGCCGCCCTGCGCCGCCCCTCGGCCGTCGTCGTGACCGACCATCCGATGCCGGTGACGGCCGGCGTCTGGCTCCGGGCCGCGTGGCGGCGGCGCGCGGAGCACCACGCCCGGCTGCGCACGTGCCTGCGGACGTCCCGGCGGACGTTGCGGGGGCTGCCAGCGGGCCTCGCCGCCTGGTGGGGTGGCCTGCCCGGCCCGGCGTGGCGCCGCCTGGGGGCGGTGGCCCGCGCCGTGCTCCTGCCGCCGGGGGAAGGCCTCGTGCGGCTGGTGCGGTGGCTCGTCGTCTTCCTGTGGCCGCGGCGGGCCCGCGCGCGGATGCGTCGGCTGACCGCGTACGGCCTCGCCGCCGTCCTGGCGGGGACGGCTGTGTACGTGCAGCTCAGCCCGGGTCAGCCCTACTGCCTGCGGCCGATGGCCGGCTCGGAACGGGACCTGTCCACCGACACCTCCGCGGGCGAGTGGATCGGTTACCGCACCTGCCTCGGCTGGCGTCAGCTGGCCGGGAACGTCGTCGGCGAGACCCTCTCCTCGGTGGCGGCCCGGCTGACCGTGCACCGGCCCGGGCCCGACGACGTCTCCGACCTGTTCGACGACACCCTGATCTACCGGGAGAACAAGCGGGTGGAACGGCTGGCCGACCACCGGCGCCCGATCGTCACCGTCGCGCTGGTCTCCTCCCTGACCTCCGCCGCCCCGACCCGGGCGGTCCGCTCCGTCGTGGCCGAGCGGGAGGGCCTGGCCGGTGCCTACGCCGCCCAGCTCCGGATCAACGCCATGCGCGGCACCTCCCTGCCGTATGTGCGCCTCGCGGTCGTCAACAGCGGCGACCTCACCGCCGGCATGAGCGACCTCACCGTCCGTGATCATCTGAAAATCCTCGAGGGGAAGCTGCGGCAGCTCGCCGAGGATCCGACGCTGGCCGCCGCCGTCGTCACCGGGAACAGCACCACGGGACTGCGGGACGTCCTGGGCGCGTCGCTGGGTGCCGCCGGTGTCCCGATGATCAGCCCCACCATGAGCGCGGACGGCTTCGGTGCGAACCTGGCCAGCCCCGCCACGGACCCGGACGGCCCCGGCGTGAACGCGGACGGCCTCGGCGCGGCCACCCGCCGGCAGCCGATGTTCTTCCAGATCAACTCCACCAACGACGACCAGGTCCAACTGATCTACGAGTACGCCCGCGGCCAGGGCAGCCCCCTGACCTTCTTCTACCCGGTCACCGACACCACCCGGACCGGACCGGACGCCGACGACCTCTACCTGACCTCGCTGTACTGCGACGTACTGCGCCGCCAGCAGCACCCGGAACCCGCCCAGGCCACCGGATCCGCCCAGGCCACGGAATCCGGCCAGGACCCGGCCGGTGGCCCGCCGTCCACCTGCGCGCCCCCGTCGCAGGCCACGGAACGGGCGCTGTCGGCCGCGTCCTCCGCATCTGTGCTCTCGGAACCTGTGCTCTCGGACGGGGAACCCGGCCCGACCGCGCCACCGGTACCCGTCTCCCTGGTGCCGTGGTCACCGGGCCGGTCACTCACCACGACCGCCAGCCAGGCCTGCCCACCGGCGAACACCGACACCCAGCCCGCGGTGGGACAGACCCCGGCAGGCACCGGGAGCACCGGGCGGATGCCGGGCGCGGCGCAGGCCGCACCGCGGACGCCGGGGGCCACGCTGCCGCTGGTCTTCTTCGGGGGGCGCTACACCGACGTCGCCGAGTTCACCCAGGCACTGCGGCTCGCCTGCGGCTCCCGGATGCCCCAGGTGGCCGTCGCCGACTCCTCGGCCCGTTTCCTCGCCGACCGGGAACTGGCCCGCCACGTCCCCCACGGCGTGCAGGTGCTCATCGCCTACCGGGGCCGGATCCAGACCTGCGCCGGGCTGGGCGACCCCCAGGCCGGCGCGGACGAGTCGCTGTTCGACGCCGGACGCCGCACGGACTTCTACGGCGACATCCGCGCGTACCTGGGCCGCTGCGGCGGACCCGGCAGCCGCGAGCAGGACCGGTGGCTGTCCGGCGGCTGGGCCTCCCTCAGCTACGACTCACTCCTCATGGTCAACGATGCGCTGCTGCGCGCCGGGATGCCCTCCACCGCGGCGGACGCCCGCCACCAGATCCTGCGGTGCCTGCGCGGCCCCACCGCCGGCCTCTGCGACAGCACCGACTATCCCGGCGCCTACGGAACCATCCACCTCGACGACCAGGGCGTCGGCCGCCGCTCCGCCGTCCTGCTGCACCTCAAGGACCTCACCACAGCCTTCGGATCCCCCAGCGAGGTGAGCACCGTGGGTACCTGCGCCCCCGTGGCCACGCCGTGCCTCGCCCACATCACGCCCGAGGCGCGGAACCAGCCCGCGGAGCCCAGCCGCCCCACGGACAGTTAG